A single region of the Pontibacter kalidii genome encodes:
- a CDS encoding ABC transporter permease: MNVPFLIAKRYFFSRKKRNIISIISNIAMIGVAVGSAALIIVLSVFNGLEDLIREIYSSFDPDLKITAAEGKSFETDTEFMNRIRNTPGVAVVSEVIEDNALLRYNERQMVVKVKGVSENFFEQNEIGASVVEGSSDLYFNKTYRALVGRGVQYQLSIRPGNQFVPMQFLYPRNVKFNPLNPEGSFNSLNILPGGIFAIERQYDDAYVFVPLNFAEELLEYGRRRTALEIKVDESARIDQVKRELQQILGEGFKVQNSDEQHTSLLRAVKVEKLFVFITFAFILGIASLNIFFSLSMLVIDKKKDIAILASMGATAKTIRNIFLLEGALVAFIGAAYGLSIGMLIGNLQQTFGLVSMGMATSVVEAYPVKMEVADFVFTGLAIIVITLLVSIRPANKAAAMSVTENI; this comes from the coding sequence ATGAACGTACCTTTTCTCATAGCGAAGCGATATTTTTTCTCTAGGAAGAAGAGGAACATCATCAGCATTATCTCCAATATTGCCATGATCGGGGTGGCCGTGGGCTCGGCGGCGCTCATCATCGTGCTGTCGGTGTTCAACGGCCTGGAAGACCTGATCCGTGAGATCTACTCCAGCTTCGACCCGGATCTGAAGATTACGGCCGCAGAGGGCAAGTCCTTTGAGACGGATACCGAGTTCATGAACCGCATCCGCAACACGCCGGGCGTGGCCGTGGTATCGGAGGTGATAGAGGATAATGCCCTGCTCCGTTACAACGAGCGCCAGATGGTGGTGAAGGTGAAGGGCGTGAGCGAAAACTTCTTTGAGCAGAACGAGATCGGTGCCTCGGTAGTGGAAGGCTCCAGCGACCTGTACTTTAACAAGACCTACCGGGCCCTGGTGGGGCGTGGTGTGCAGTACCAGCTCTCTATCCGGCCAGGCAACCAGTTTGTGCCGATGCAGTTCCTCTACCCGCGCAACGTAAAGTTCAACCCGCTTAACCCCGAGGGCTCCTTTAACAGCCTCAACATTCTGCCGGGCGGCATTTTTGCCATAGAACGCCAGTACGACGATGCCTACGTATTTGTGCCTCTCAACTTTGCCGAGGAGTTGCTGGAGTATGGCCGCCGCCGTACTGCCCTGGAGATAAAGGTGGACGAAAGTGCCCGTATAGACCAGGTGAAGCGCGAACTGCAGCAAATACTGGGCGAGGGCTTTAAAGTGCAGAACTCTGATGAGCAGCACACCAGCCTGCTGCGCGCCGTGAAGGTGGAGAAGCTGTTCGTGTTCATCACCTTCGCGTTTATACTTGGCATCGCCTCCCTTAACATCTTCTTTTCCCTCTCCATGCTCGTTATCGATAAGAAGAAGGACATTGCCATACTTGCCTCCATGGGCGCCACAGCCAAGACCATCCGCAACATCTTTCTGCTGGAGGGAGCGTTGGTGGCTTTCATCGGGGCTGCCTACGGCCTTTCCATCGGCATGCTGATCGGCAACCTGCAGCAAACATTCGGCCTGGTCAGCATGGGTATGGCCACCTCGGTGGTGGAGGCGTACCCGGTAAAGATGGAGGTGGCGGACTTTGTTTTTACAGGTCTGGCGATCATCGTCATCACGCTGCTGGTATCTATCCGGCCGGCCAATAAGGCCGCGGCCATGTCTGTTACCGAGAACATCTAG